One Kazachstania africana CBS 2517 chromosome 9, complete genome genomic region harbors:
- the RTC1 gene encoding Rtc1p (similar to Saccharomyces cerevisiae YOL138C; ancestral locus Anc_3.22), with the protein MNSSPGKNIYYSSNPNSLPQGSHRMSGSLGKNEATQGASFGASNQKKSFRIQHYGKQGSPSPFSEQSTTRPKLFPRHSYAGNNGIGLYENSTRSLASADFSPKSIPIAGDRPAQNNILRHKRRGSKRNISIPSQNPSNTIENDGLIYTLRTNKEVASIDRINDPSLHGLICAGKSHLGYYKFNPEDNTIKLHHDLLNICTKTTKVPTNPLISRRNSRQLKLSTIADVKCGFQNYRNYAAICTNSTTISIFDIVKPPSSSEFNPVVTSFNGHTRSVNGFDFNMIQTNLIISGGQDACVKIWDIRTNTRKDSSRSDINITTSYDSIRDIKWMPGSNILANNSDPSSYGSYGVRSHSGYKFASIHDSGTVLKFDLRQPNQFEKKINAHTGPGLCLNWHPNQDYIATGGRDGKCCLWYVGDKTSIDSGNTYGSNTFTSLSSAAIPPNNPLAFPETTINIGSPITKLKFRPAFEQNVQNSILAISSMGEEAQVSIFSLSRKYIPRHVFETFAPSLGLVWWNDDSIFNIDKDNFINGWDITKAPTLLDNLPKNITTWRDMDGDGLLFVNQEQGSYSATDRHPEESDVPRRESLTGSLENQNSHVTSTLMTGFKKGISQTGLSSFSTERPSLSKHNTSFSSKHFIPSPLGSSYNTSSTPSVKSLIPLNEGLGTERGRSPLLITLDMPHIFNSMRASRLSGYDENTIGKLINNESPVEVFKYLARELEFSIENEKEADDNDSIAGRSSHEENETQIDLMKKFGFSENATWANFMTKKDENELKKTSTSNENSSEVSSFSVERGRSSSNNEHKNDAEYIYKDPPRSISRPPARKSEIEDNDNKLTRNVISKSDPDAVEKSKLSEVFKSKDNDLEPRIEVLLELVRISGHNATVYSTISDTPAFKTWLLIRDSLLWDLKKITEVVEGSSIKDNNANTISAENTDPYIGQSDKRNRTQLPNPSTSSEYSMSEHDYSFGDEHPQPFLSPLKNSQKSPSYESSTINVSPRVRKDTEGSMSIEKLKSSIETYKTIEQLREQHKSHQEDSNTSAIEDDDIARQNGTSPELKDHDKAVPIKPTSIPITKKRELRPSFIDAFLGNISSPSERLEAEFLPSVKLSPSFIHSSPRSRNSIGSLSSNVSHLLFNNRPDTAKSDAGSKNVLFQQLLGLKNKGISNSHENKDYSTTFTTSALPPWSTKRLLRQTYEHSVQTGNILLSITILLLFQNLYEITTIEVVKDSLSEFISLLHRYELFEIATALLKYCPWEDVMGPEGGQSTIQIYCEKCGVLITNEQSKDKFTVGVQGNLESNPFERFGYWYCDSCKKPNSLCVLCEEPMKKMTISLLACGHEGHFDCFKKWFIQEAMDSCPGGCTHPINL; encoded by the coding sequence ATGAATTCCTCTCCTGGGAAGAATATATACTATTCTTCTAATCCAAATTCACTGCCCCAGGGCAGTCACAGGATGTCTGGTTCATTAGGAAAGAATGAAGCCACACAAGGAGCGTCCTTTGGTGCAAGTAATCAGAAAAAATCGTTCAGAATACAACATTACGGTAAACAGGGTAGTCCATCGCCCTTTTCAGAACAATCTACCACTAGACCTAAATTATTTCCTAGACACTCGTATGCTGGGAACAACGGGATCGGTTTGTATGAGAACAGTACAAGATCGTTGGCTTCAGCGGATTTCAGCCCTAAAAGCATCCCCATAGCTGGAGATAGGCCCGCTCAAAATAACATACTTCGACACAAGAGAAGAGgaagcaaaagaaatatttctaTACCGTCACAAAATCCTAGTAACACGATAGAAAATGACGGACTAATATATACTTTGAGGACTAATAAGGAGGTGGCAAGTATTGACCGAATAAATGACCCAAGTCTCCATGGTCTGATATGTGCAGGAAAATCTCATCTAGGTTACTACAAGTTCAATCCTGAAGACAACACTATAAAGTTACATCACGACCTATTAAATATCTGTACAAAGACGACAAAAGTGCCTACAAATCCGTTAATTTCTAGGAGAAACTCGAGACAGTTAAAATTAAGTACCATAGCAGATGTTAAATGTGGCTTCCAGAATTATAGAAATTATGCCGCGATCTGCACAAACTCCACTACCATTTCGATCTTTGATATCGTTAAGCCTCCCAGCAGCTCTGAATTCAACCCCGTAGttacttctttcaatggtCATACAAGATCAGTAAATGgatttgatttcaatatgATACAAACTAATTTGATCATAAGTGGGGGGCAGGATGCTTGTGTTAAGATTTGGGATATAAGAACAAACACCCGTAAGGACTCTTCCCGTTCtgatataaatattacaaCATCATACGATTCAATTAGAGATATAAAATGGATGCCAGGAAGCAACATTCTTGCAAATAATTCCGACCCTTCCAGCTATGGCAGTTACGGTGTTAGAAGCCACTCAGGTTACAAATTCGCCTCCATACACGATTCTGGTACGGTATTAAAATTTGACCTTCGTCAACCCaaccaatttgaaaagaaaatcaatgCTCATACTGGTCCTGGCTTGTGTCTGAACTGGCATCCGAACCAGGACTATATAGCTACCGGTGGTCGTGATGGAAAATGTTGCCTATGGTACGTTGGGGATAAAACTTCAATCGACAGCGGCAATACTTATGGTAGCAATACTTTTACCAGTTTATCCTCAGCAGCGATACCTCCAAATAATCCATTAGCATTTCCTGAAACTACGATTAACATAGGATCTCCTATAACTAAGTTGAAGTTTCGTCCTGCATTTGAACAAAAtgttcaaaattcaatcttGGCAATTTCCTCAATGGGTGAAGAAGCCCAAGTTTCGATTTTTTCtctatcaagaaaatatattccaAGACAtgtttttgaaacttttgcTCCATCTTTAGGACTCGTATGGTGGAACGATGATtccatttttaatattgataaagaCAACTTTATAAATGGATGGGATATAACTAAGGCACCTACTCTTTTAGATAATTTACCCAAAAACATTACAACTTGGAGAGACATGGATGGTGATGGCCTTCTTTTCGTTAACCAAGAGCAAGGATCATACTCAGCGACAGATCGTCATCCGGAGGAAAGTGATGTACCTCGTAGAGAAAGTTTAACAGGCTCCTTAGAAAACCAAAATAGCCATGTAACTTCGACATTGATGACAGGTTTCAAAAAAGGCATAAGTCAGACGGGGTTATCGTCATTTTCCACTGAACGGCCATCTCTTTCTAAGCATAATACTTCATTCAGCTCAAAACACTTCATACCATCACCACTGGGATCCTCATACAACACTTCTTCGACGCCATCAGTGAAATCATTAATTCCATTGAATGAGGGTCTTGGCACTGAAAGAGGTCGATCACCCTTATTAATTACTTTAGACATGCCACACATCTTTAACAGCATGAGAGCCTCTCGATTGAGTGGgtatgatgaaaatactaTAGGTAAACTTATTAATAATGAGTCACCTGTTGAAGTATTCAAATATCTTGCACGTGAATTAGagttttcaattgaaaacgAGAAAGAGGctgatgataatgacaGTATAGCTGGGAGAAGCTCACacgaagaaaatgaaacccaaatagatttgatgaagaaatttggattttcagaaaatgcTACTTGGGCCAACTTTATGACCAAAAAAGACGAAAATGAACTCAAAAAGACATCTACGTCGAACGAAAACTCTAGTGaagtttcttcatttaGTGTAGAAAGAGGCAGAAGctcttcaaataatgaacaTAAGAATGATGCcgaatatatatacaaggACCCTCCTAGATCTATATCTCGACCTCCGGCCAGAAAGagtgaaattgaagataatgacaATAAATTAACGAGAAACGTCATTTCGAAAAGTGACCCGGATGCTGTAGAAAAGAGCAAACTCTCTGAAGTCTTCAAGAGTAAAGACAATGATTTAGAACCTAGGATAGAGGTGCTTTTGGAACTAGTGAGAATATCAGGACATAATGCAACCGTGTATTCTACTATAAGTGATACTCCAGCATTTAAAACATGGCTCTTAATTCGTGATTCTTTATTATGggatttgaagaaaataacgGAAGTTGTAGAGGGATCTTCAATCAAGGACAACAATGCTAACACTATAAGTGCTGAAAACACTGATCCCTATATTGGCCAATCTGATAAGAGAAACAGAACGCAATTGCCAAATCCATCTACAAGTTCAGAATATAGTATGTCCGAACATGACTATTCTTTTGGAGATGAGCACCCCCAACCATTCCTGtcaccattgaaaaattcgcAGAAAAGCCCAAGCTATGAATCATCAACTATAAATGTCTCACCTAGAGTTAGAAAGGATACAGAAGGCAGTATGtctattgaaaaattaaaatcatcTATCGAAACATATAAAACCATCGAGCAATTACGCGAGCAACATAAGAGTCATCAAGAAGATTCTAATACCAGTGCAATAGAGGATGATGATATAGCAAGGCAAAATGGCACATCCCCTGAACTAAAAGATCATGATAAAGCAGTGCCAATCAAACCTACAAGCATACCAATAACTAAGAAAAGGGAGCTAAGACCGTCTTTCATAGACGCTTTCCTGGGAAATATAAGTTCGCCAAGTGAAAGGCTAGAAGCTGAATTCTTGCCAAGTGTTAAACTATCACCATCTTTTATTCATAGTAGTCCAAGAAGCAGGAATTCAATAGGAAGCCTAAGTTCCAACGTTTCCCATTTACTATTCAACAATAGACCGGATACAGCAAAATCAGATGCTGGCTCCAAAAATGTGCTATTTCAACAGCTGCTAGGGCTCAAAAATAAAGGTATATCTAACAGTCATGAAAACAAGGATTATTCTACAACTTTTACAACGAGTGCATTACCCCCATGGAGTACCAAGCGGCTCTTACGCCAAACTTATGAACACTCTGTTCAGACAggaaatattttattatctatTACTATTTTACTTTTATTCCAAAACCTGTATGAAATCACCACAATTGAAGTCGTCAAAGATAGTCTTTCAGAATTTATAAGCCTTTTACACCGCTATGaactatttgaaattgctACTGCTCTTTTAAAGTACTGTCCATGGGAGGATGTTATGGGACCTGAAGGGGGACAATCCACGATTCAAATATACTGTGAAAAATGTGGTGTACTCATAACCAACGAACAGTCTAAAGACAAATTCACAGTTGGAGTACAAGGAAATTTGGAAAGTAATCCgtttgaaagatttggTTATTGGTATTGCGATTCATGCAAGAAGCCAAATAGCCTCTGTGTTCTTTGTGAAGAACccatgaaaaaaatgaccATCAGTTTACTAGCTTGTGGCCATGAGGGACATTTTGAttgtttcaagaaatggTTTATACAAGAAGCTATGGATAGTTGCCCAGGAGGTTGTACACATCCTATAAATCTTTAA
- the KAFR0I02870 gene encoding alpha/beta hydrolase (similar to Saccharomyces cerevisiae YNL320W; ancestral locus Anc_3.21): protein MLIGAMALATFTSVGVLYYCQNLLLYPSWAQGARANIETPASMDLPYKHVLLTSKDGVDIEGYDVRNKDENSEATCLILCPNAGNIGYFISIMARFYHDMNMSVFIFSYRGYGKSQGYPTEDGLKLDADCVIEYLQNDSFHKNKKLVLYGRSLGGAVAVYIASKHSDLCSAVILENTFLNIRKVIPYFLPYLGSVLSRFCRDIWNSEQEILRCSVTASFLFLSGLKDEIVPPEHMEQLYRICPSRDKQFKTFPTGYHNDTISEEGYWDIIQEFLEDRQLIIVQDPISEEEHGDDDEAIEPFVNPFTKIMH from the coding sequence ATGCTTATTGGAGCGATGGCTCTAGCTACCTTTACTTCCGTAGGGGTTCTTTACTATTGTCAGAACTTACTGTTGTATCCGTCGTGGGCCCAAGGTGCTAGGGCCAACATTGAGACCCCTGCATCTATGGACCTGCCCTACAAGCATGTTCTGTTGACCTCGAAGGATGGGGTCGACATTGAAGGCTACGACGTGAGAAATAAGGACGAAAATTCAGAGGCTACATGTCTGATATTGTGTCCCAATGCAGGTAATATAGGGTATTTCATCTCTATTATGGCGAGGTTCTACCATGACATGAATATGAGCGTATTTATATTCTCGTATAGGGGTTACGGTAAGTCTCAGGGCTATCCAACGGAGGATGGGCTGAAATTAGACGCAGATTGCGTTATCGAATATCTGCAAAATGATTCATTCCacaagaacaagaaactGGTTCTGTATGGGAGGTCTCTGGGCGGAGCTGTTGCTGTTTATATCGCATCGAAGCACTCTGATCTATGTTCGGCAGTTATACTCGAAAACACCTTCCTTAATATAAGGAAAGTCATACCATACTTTCTACCGTATCTAGGTTCCGTACTGTCACGATTCTGTCGTGACATATGGAATTCAGAACAGGAAATCCTGCGTTGTTCTGTCACGGCAAGCTTCTTGTTCTTAAGTGGGttgaaagatgaaataGTGCCTCCAGAACACATGGAACAATTATATCGCATTTGCCCCAGTCGCGATAAACAATTTAAAACGTTTCCTACGGGATATCATAACGATACCATATCCGAAGAGGGCTATTGGGATATCATTCAAGAGTTTCTTGAAGATCGACAGCTGATAATTGTACAAGATCCAATCAGCGAAGAGGAACATGGTGACGACGACGAAGCCATTGAACCATTCGTAAATCCATTCACAAAGATAATGCATTAA
- the PFS2 gene encoding cleavage polyadenylation factor subunit PFS2 (similar to Saccharomyces cerevisiae PFS2 (YNL317W); ancestral locus Anc_3.25), whose translation MENSVETNSQKKYVTHRRTIDLSSPYNKLYFYKRHGLPLPVIEPESSFTSNMMPPDAYVNNATRTINTVDKFTHLSSNKVKHVIPAITWTPEGRRLVVATYNGEFSLWNGSSFNFESLMQAHDSAVTTMKYSNAGDWMVSGDTDGNIKIWQPNFNMVKELENAHTECIRDISFNNADSKFVTCSDDNILKIWNFSNGQQERVLSGHHWDVKSCDWHPTMGLIASASKDNLIKLWDPRSGNCVSTILKFKHTVLKTRFQPTKGNLLVAISKDKSCRVFDIRHSMKELMVVRDEVDYMTLLWHPINESVFTVGNYDGSLKHFDILQDLSNPTHSIPFAHDKCITSMSYNAMGTVLASASKDRTVRFWTRARPFDPNAYDDPTYNNQKINGWFFGINNDINAIREKSEFGAAPPTAVATDGPVVNRSYSKPVTNFNNTPESILPGLDNKSTKTTLPGLG comes from the coding sequence ATGGAGAATAGTGTCGAAACAAATTCACAGAAGAAGTACGTTACTCACAGAAGGACGATCGATTTGAGTTCGCCTTATAACAAACTATATTTCTATAAAAGGCATGGTTTGCCACTACCTGTTATTGAGCCTGAATCTTCTTTTACATCTAATATGATGCCGCCAGATGCCTATGTAAATAATGCAACGAGAACAATAAACACTGTGGATAAGTTCACACATTTGAGTTCAAATAAAGTAAAGCATGTCATACCCGCAATCACATGGACACCAGAAGGGAGAAGACTCGTGGTGGCGACGTATAATGGGGAATTCTCTTTGTGGAATGGATcgtctttcaattttgagaGTTTAATGCAAGCCCACGATTCCGCTGTGACTACCATGAAGTATTCCAATGCTGGCGATTGGATGGTTAGCGGTGATACTGATGgtaatataaaaatatggCAGCCAAACTTTAATATGgttaaagaattagaaaatgcTCATACTGAGTGTATACGAGATATATCTTTCAACAATGcagattcaaaatttgtcaCTTGTTCagatgataatattttgaaaatatggaaCTTCAGTAATGGTCAACAAGAAAGAGTATTATCGGGTCATCATTGGGACGTTAAGAGTTGTGACTGGCATCCAACCATGGGTCTTATTGCATCTGCTTCTAAGGATAATTTAATCAAATTATGGGATCCAAGATCAGGAAATTGTGTCTCCacgattttgaaatttaaaCATACAGTTTTGAAGACAAGGTTTCAACCAACAAAGGGTAATTTATTAGTGGCAATTTCTAAAGATAAATCATGTCGTGTTTTTGATATCAGACACAGTATGAAAGAGCTTATGGTCGTGAGGGACGAAGTTGATTATATGACTTTACTATGGCATCCAATAAATGAATCAGTATTCACAGTAGGAAATTACGACGGGTCTTTGAAacattttgatatattaCAGGATCTAAGTAACCCCACACATTCGATCCCATTTGCGCATGATAAATGCATTACATCAATGTCATACAATGCTATGGGAACTGTATTAGCAAGTGCATCAAAGGATAGAACCGTGAGGTTTTGGACTAGAGCTAGACCTTTTGATCCAAATGCATATGACGATCCAACTTAtaataatcaaaaaattaatggatGGTTTTTCGGTATCAATAATGACATTAATGCAATCAGAGAAAAATCGGAATTTGGTGCCGCTCCTCCTACAGCTGTAGCAACAGATGGTCCAGTTGTAAATAGAAGTTATTCTAAGCCTGTTACGAATTTTAACAATACTCCAGAGTCAATTTTACCTGGGTTGGACAATAAAAGTACTAAAACTACACTTCCTGGGTTAGgttaa
- the BSC6 gene encoding Bsc6p (similar to Saccharomyces cerevisiae BSC6 (YOL137W); ancestral locus Anc_3.24): MSGNESNMDQKPIEMQNLLDEPQQVKNAGQSTENLERNDNVVREIKWKEQVVKVYPLNYQEIPLVRNQIFCCLIMFLVFGFNDQSTGALIPTLVDEYNISEVKVANIFLVQLFGYTFASLCNETIHHHLGMRGGMLIAAMLCLVFFSILVSKPTSFYLYMACCLPLGLGIGILDASGNVLMGNLVVHKNEWMGILHAIYGVAAMLTPPIVNYFAEWGHWSFFFIIPLSLAIIGLIFIIPSFRYETAAKYDYTCNHGADVSTDGTESKESFVQLLRNPSILLYALYLFVYLGAEITTGAWFFTYLLTTKSADKIKMSYIASSYWLGLTSGRLLLGFVTKRAFSNEYRASKVYGALTFAFYALFFGVGLIDTNSNLYLTILFVIVFFCGFFIGPLFPSASIVALQVLPKRLHISGVGIAVAVGGCGGAALPYLAGLLTHLLGVQCIPFLCWIMVGMFNLIWWLYPKYIADHPEFL, encoded by the coding sequence ATGAGTGGCAATGAGAGCAATATGGATCAGAAACCCATCGAGATGCAGAATCTTTTGGATGAGCCACAGCAGGTCAAGAATGCAGGCCAGTCCactgaaaatttagaaagaaatgataatgTGGTCCGGGAGATAAAATGGAAGGAGCAGGTGGTGAAGGTGTATCCATTGAATTACCAGGAGATTCCCCTGGTCAGGAACCAGATCTTTTGCTGTCTTATCATGTTTCTCGTATTTGGCTTCAATGACCAATCTACTGGGGCTTTGATTCCTACTTTGGTCGACGAATACAATATTTCAGAGGTGAAGGTCGCTAATATCTTTCTGGTGCAATTATTTGGTTACACATTTGCATCATTGTGTAATGAGACCAtacatcatcatcttggTATGAGAGGTGGCATGCTAATTGCTGCAATGTTATGTTTAGTATTTTTCTCCATCCTAGTATCAAAACCAACTAGTTTCTATCTTTATATGGCATGTTGTCTTCCACTAGGCTTGGGTATAGGTATACTAGACGCTTCGGGAAATGTACTAATGGGGAACTTGGTGGTCcataaaaatgaatggATGGGTATTTTACACGCCATTTATGGAGTTGCAGCCATGTTAACACCACCTATCGTAAATTATTTTGCAGAATGGGGTCATTGGtcattcttcttcattattccATTGTCTTTGGCCATTATAGGGttgatatttattatacCATCTTTCAGATATGAGACTGCTGCAAAATATGATTATACTTGTAATCATGGTGCTGATGTTTCCACCGATGGTACGGAATCAAAGGAATCCTTTGTACAGTTACTAAGAAATCCATCCATCCTCTTATACGCATTATACTTGTTCGTCTACTTGGGTGCGGAGATTACCACAGGTGCATGGTTCTTCACATACCTATTGACTACCAAGTCTGCTGATAAAATCAAGATGTCCTATATTGCATCATCTTATTGGTTGGGATTGACAAGTGGTAGGCTTCTGCTAGGATTTGTCACTAAACGtgcattttcaaatgaatatCGAGCAAGCAAAGTCTACGGAGCATTAACATTTGCCTTCTACGCATTATTCTTTGGTGTCGGACTCATTGACACCAACTCTAACTTATACTTAACTATCCTATTCGTCATTGTCTTCTTCTGCGGATTCTTCATCGGGCCTCTGTTCCCATCAGCAAGCATTGTCGCATTGCAAGTCCTGCCAAAAAGATTACACATTAGTGGAGTCGGTATAGCCGTTGCCGTAGGAGGCTGTGGTGGAGCTGCACTACCGTACCTTGCAGGATTACTGACACATCTGCTCGGTGTTCAATGTATCCCATTCCTCTGTTGGATCATGGTCGGAATGTTTAATCTCATTTGGTGGCTCTACCCAAAATACATCGCAGATCATCCAGAGTTCTTATGA
- the MED7 gene encoding mediator complex subunit MED7 (similar to Saccharomyces cerevisiae MED7 (YOL135C); ancestral locus Anc_3.27) translates to MSENTANDISSLYPSPPPYIRFFTEKNLAKLAEYKEQKETEKNDNDHDGEIEEEEVTNSELDFLIPPPMPRGHQYRAFGSVWQVKDQLPDLEVMGIKQLYKKSSSDEPTNYQYKISELKKLLKSLLLNYLGLAGVLSINPEGYEEKVNNIRTILVNIHHLLNEYRPHQSRESLIMLLEEQLEYKKNEIKKIEQVCQEVQKRLDKIQSNML, encoded by the coding sequence ATGAGTGAGAATACGGCAAATGATATTAGTTCATTATATCCATCACCACCCCCATACATAAGGTTCTTCACTGAAAAGAATCTTGCTAAATTGGCAGAGTACAAGGAGCAgaaagaaactgaaaagaACGATAATGATCACGATGGAGagattgaagaagaggaggTTACAAACTCAGAATTAGATTTCCTTATCCCACCACCGATGCCACGAGGTCATCAATATAGAGCTTTTGGTAGCGTATGGCAGGTTAAAGATCAATTACCAGACTTAGAAGTGATGGGTATCAAACAGCTGTATAAGAAATCGAGCAGTGATGAGCCAACAAATTATCAGTATAAAATCTCggaattgaagaagctaTTGAAGTCATTGCTTTTGAACTATCTAGGACTAGCTGGTGTGCTCAGCATCAACCCAGAAGGATATGAGGAAAAAGTTAACAATATAAGGACTATTTTGGTaaatattcatcatttatTAAATGAGTACAGGCCCCACCAATCCAGAGAATCCCTTATTATGCTTTTAGAAGAGCAATTAGAGtataaaaagaatgaaataaagaaaattgaacaaGTTTGTCAAGAAGTTCAAAAGAGATTGGATAAAATACAGAGTAATATGCTCtga